The Candidatus Dadabacteria bacterium genomic interval TAAAACGATCAGGGCTTTTTTAACGTTCATGAGCGCTTACAGAAGAAGGCGTTTTACGTCGCCTGCTATTTTCTTCGGGTCAAGCTTTTCCTTGGGGTAGCGAAGCATCATCTCGCCTCCGGGACCTATCAGGTAAACCGCAGGGGAGTGAGCTACCCCGTAGTCTGACTCTGAGGTCTCCCGCTCCTTTGAATAAAAGGTTCCGCAGGCGTCGTTTACCTGCTTTATAGACTGCTCTGGACCCGTGAGACCTATTATACCTTCGTGGAAAAACGGAACGTAGGTCCCGAGTTTGGCCACGGTGTCGCGCTCCGGGTCAACGGTTATGAAAAGCGCCATGACCGCCCCCTCGTCTCCCACAAGATCAAGCACCTCTCCCAGCATCCCCAGGGTGGTGGGACATACGTCCGGACAGTTCGTAAACCCGAAATTAAGCAGTATGACCTTGCCCGAGTGGTCGGAGAGAGAAAATTCTCGGTTCCGGTGGTCGGTAAGGGAAAAATCAAAGGCGGGGCGGCGATACTCATCCCCGTGGAAGCTTCCCTTGTCCGTGCCGAGGAACCCAAGGACCGCAACCCACACAACAGCGATCAGCGCCAAAGCGGTTAAAAGCAAGTAGTGCCGTTTCATTCGAAGTAACCCCGTAACAGGTTAGGACAGAAAATATACACCGCCTTTTCGATTAGACAAAAAAAGAGCGCCTCAGGGGGGCCGAGGCGCTCTTCCTAACAAAAAGGAGGATGAAGGATGAGTATTGATCAATATTTCTAATCAACACTATAAAATATAAGTAATTTACTTAAACTGTCAAGGGAAAATTAAAAAAATTCGAAATAGCAAAAAAAAGCGGGCAGGGCGCCCGTGCGCCGTGCCCGCTTCGTGGTTTCTGCCAGGTAGAGGCGGATTCTACATCATGCCGCCCATGCCCATCGGTCCGCCAGGAGGCATCCCGGCGCCGCCCGTATCCTCTTTCGGAATGTCGACTACCAGCGCCTCGGTGGTGAGCAGAAGACCCGCGACGCTTGCCGCGTTCTGCATGGCCGTCCTGGTCACCTTCGCGGGATCGAGAATACCGGCCTTTATGAGGTCCGTGTACTCGAGCTT includes:
- a CDS encoding SCO family protein, which gives rise to MKRHYLLLTALALIAVVWVAVLGFLGTDKGSFHGDEYRRPAFDFSLTDHRNREFSLSDHSGKVILLNFGFTNCPDVCPTTLGMLGEVLDLVGDEGAVMALFITVDPERDTVAKLGTYVPFFHEGIIGLTGPEQSIKQVNDACGTFYSKERETSESDYGVAHSPAVYLIGPGGEMMLRYPKEKLDPKKIAGDVKRLLL